A single window of Mycolicibacterium aurum DNA harbors:
- a CDS encoding SDR family NAD(P)-dependent oxidoreductase, with the protein MTFADRYGPWALVAGASDGIGAAFAEELAQRGLNVVLLARREAVLAHLASGIHDRTGVQTRVLAVDLTSDTAAASVIDATRDLDIGTLIYCAGADPDFRPFLAQPVTNAEAMLRRNCLVPMQLSHHFAQGMVSNGRGAIVILGSGAGFAGGPNMVAYGATKAFDMVFAEAMWTELHDKGIDVLGLILGKTDTPALRRLEHARGHLDSTDDRPAGTASVDEVIAEAFDNLTNGPTWIVGEDMRGAAQMMGSVSRNDAVRFIMAATAAAMGEG; encoded by the coding sequence ATGACGTTCGCCGACAGGTACGGGCCGTGGGCGCTGGTCGCGGGAGCGTCCGACGGTATCGGTGCCGCCTTCGCCGAGGAGCTGGCGCAGCGGGGGCTCAACGTCGTTCTCCTCGCGCGGCGCGAAGCCGTCCTGGCCCACCTCGCGTCGGGAATTCACGACCGCACCGGCGTCCAGACACGTGTGCTGGCGGTCGATCTCACCTCGGACACCGCCGCCGCGTCGGTGATCGATGCGACACGCGACCTCGACATCGGCACGCTGATCTACTGCGCGGGCGCAGACCCGGACTTCAGACCTTTTCTGGCGCAGCCTGTGACGAATGCGGAGGCGATGCTCCGCCGCAACTGCCTGGTCCCGATGCAGCTCAGTCATCACTTCGCGCAGGGCATGGTGTCCAACGGCCGCGGTGCGATCGTCATCCTCGGTTCGGGGGCAGGTTTCGCCGGGGGCCCCAACATGGTGGCCTACGGCGCGACAAAGGCTTTCGACATGGTGTTCGCGGAGGCAATGTGGACGGAGCTGCACGACAAGGGCATCGACGTGCTCGGACTGATCCTGGGCAAGACCGATACGCCGGCGCTCCGGCGTCTGGAACACGCCCGCGGTCACCTGGACAGCACCGACGACCGGCCGGCCGGCACGGCGTCGGTGGACGAGGTCATCGCCGAGGCGTTCGACAATCTGACCAACGGACCGACGTGGATCGTGGGGGAGGACATGCGGGGGGCCGCGCAGATGATGGGCTCGGTATCCCGCAACGACGCGGTTCGGTTCATCATGGCGGCCACCGCGGCCGCGATGGGGGAGGGTTGA
- a CDS encoding 2Fe-2S iron-sulfur cluster-binding protein has protein sequence MTMSREGPMTDPQTPGSGSAVTEHAATGTITIQLDGSTASVAQRSGETLLESARRAGMGPPFSCEAGNCGTCMALLTEGRATMRVNDALTEDEVEDGYVLTCQAVPDTADVTVNYDE, from the coding sequence ATGACAATGTCGAGAGAGGGTCCTATGACCGACCCGCAGACACCGGGATCGGGGTCCGCAGTGACAGAGCACGCCGCGACGGGCACCATCACCATCCAGCTGGACGGCAGCACCGCGTCGGTGGCCCAGCGATCGGGCGAGACGCTGCTGGAGAGCGCTCGCCGCGCGGGGATGGGGCCGCCGTTCTCCTGCGAAGCCGGAAACTGCGGCACATGCATGGCACTGCTGACCGAGGGCAGGGCGACGATGCGGGTCAACGACGCGCTGACCGAGGATGAGGTGGAGGACGGGTACGTGCTCACGTGCCAGGCCGTTCCCGATACCGCGGATGTCACGGTCAACTACGACGAGTGA
- a CDS encoding class I adenylate-forming enzyme family protein, which translates to MSISLLLEMAQEAGGPGGHDRTAIVSDELRLTTAELSSLADGGAGIIASSGAQHVAYVGTGGAMLPLLLFSSARAAVPVTPLNYRLSGEGLRALLDRLPDPLVVVDDEYRDAVGPGYRTVTSTDFLASAATAEPAAEFADPDAVGVVLFTSGTTSKPKAVELTHANLTSYITGTVEFASAATDDAALICVPPYHIAGVSAALSNLYAGRKMVYLTHFDAEKWVQLVADEGVTSATVVPTMLDRIVTVLEAGRIALPSLRTLAYGGSKVPLPLVRKALSLLPDVGFVNAYGLTETSSTIAVLTPDDHRAALTASDDGATRRLGSVGQPVPGIEVQIRADDGTVLGPGEPGELFVRGEQVSGRYTDIGSVLDAEGWFPTKDVAYLDEAGYLFIGGRSDDTIIRGGENIAPAEIEDVLVEHPDVRDCAVVGADDPQWGQIIVAVVVAHPGADPDVEDLRSHVRSQLRGSRTPDRVVFRDELPTNATGKVLRRELVSELNQDQSPAEPATTQGAPA; encoded by the coding sequence ATGAGCATCTCGCTGCTGCTGGAGATGGCTCAAGAAGCCGGGGGGCCGGGCGGCCATGACCGCACCGCGATCGTGTCCGACGAACTGCGGCTCACCACAGCCGAACTGAGCAGCCTGGCCGACGGTGGGGCGGGGATCATCGCGTCGTCCGGTGCCCAGCACGTCGCGTACGTGGGCACAGGCGGCGCGATGCTGCCCCTTCTGCTGTTCTCGTCGGCTCGGGCCGCGGTGCCGGTGACGCCGTTGAACTACCGATTGTCCGGCGAGGGCCTGCGGGCGTTGCTGGACCGCCTTCCCGATCCGCTGGTGGTCGTCGACGACGAGTACCGGGACGCGGTGGGCCCCGGGTACCGGACGGTGACCTCGACGGACTTCCTCGCCTCGGCCGCCACCGCCGAGCCGGCCGCCGAGTTCGCCGACCCGGACGCGGTCGGCGTGGTGCTGTTCACCTCCGGCACGACGTCGAAACCCAAGGCCGTCGAGCTGACGCATGCGAATCTGACCAGCTACATCACCGGCACCGTCGAGTTCGCCTCGGCCGCAACAGATGATGCGGCACTGATCTGCGTGCCGCCCTATCACATCGCCGGTGTCAGCGCGGCCCTGTCCAACCTGTATGCGGGCCGGAAGATGGTGTACCTGACGCACTTCGACGCCGAGAAGTGGGTGCAGCTGGTGGCCGACGAGGGCGTCACATCGGCGACCGTGGTGCCGACCATGCTGGACCGGATCGTCACGGTCCTCGAGGCCGGGCGCATCGCGCTGCCCTCCCTGCGCACGCTCGCCTACGGCGGTTCGAAGGTACCGCTGCCGCTGGTCCGCAAGGCGCTGTCACTACTTCCCGACGTCGGGTTCGTCAACGCCTACGGATTGACGGAGACCAGTTCCACCATCGCGGTGCTCACGCCGGACGATCACCGCGCTGCGCTCACCGCGTCCGATGACGGCGCCACGCGCCGGCTCGGCTCGGTGGGTCAGCCGGTCCCCGGCATCGAGGTCCAGATCCGCGCCGACGACGGCACGGTTCTCGGCCCCGGGGAGCCGGGTGAGTTGTTCGTCCGCGGCGAGCAGGTCTCGGGCAGATACACCGACATCGGATCGGTGCTGGACGCCGAAGGTTGGTTCCCCACCAAGGACGTCGCCTACCTCGACGAGGCGGGCTATCTGTTCATCGGGGGCCGCTCCGACGACACCATCATCCGGGGAGGCGAGAACATCGCCCCTGCTGAGATCGAGGACGTCCTCGTCGAGCATCCCGATGTTCGTGACTGCGCCGTGGTCGGAGCCGACGACCCGCAATGGGGCCAGATCATCGTCGCGGTCGTGGTGGCCCACCCGGGCGCCGATCCCGACGTCGAGGATCTTCGCTCGCATGTCCGATCCCAGCTGCGTGGGTCTCGCACCCCGGACCGCGTGGTGTTCCGGGATGAGCTGCCCACCAACGCGACCGGCAAGGTACTGCGCCGTGAACTCGTCAGTGAACTGAACCAGGATCAATCGCCGGCCGAGCCGGCCACGACGCAAGGAGCCCCTGCATGA
- a CDS encoding adenylate/guanylate cyclase domain-containing protein: MRPGRLLIRYAAGLTFAYLLTVAEVVAIVVALSGRSVVTPGNVVAFAVVALLSTATVSVGAVLIIRPSLRWLDAGRRPTPAETATMAKTTRRQAGITVAPWILMAAVLVPLNLPADNTEFVVLTTALLFGAIATLCTGFLFTLRTLRPLLAAVPADAERPSAPGVRARLLIMWLVCTALPGTVIALLLVLRLRGWLLDTSAPIELALLILALVAVVLGLRAMILVSMSIADPVNEVVDAMADVEKGTIDRTIDVYEWSEIGRLQSGFNRMVAGLQERDRLRDLFGRHVGEEVARRAVEQGMQDSGSSAGDERDVAILFIDLVGSTQLATDRDPHEVADILNDFFRIVVAQVDERHGLVNKFQGDAALAVFGAPLRIPDPASAAMATARALTTELRRLPVDFGIGVSAGPVFAGNIGAENRYEYTVVGDAVNEAARLADHAKEFDGRALCSGVAHAQAGTDEQTHWTACGEATLRGRSGATALYVPVAPGR; the protein is encoded by the coding sequence GTGAGGCCAGGTCGCCTGCTCATCAGGTACGCAGCAGGTCTCACGTTTGCCTACCTGCTCACGGTCGCCGAAGTGGTCGCGATCGTGGTCGCCCTCTCCGGCCGCAGCGTCGTGACCCCGGGCAACGTCGTCGCCTTCGCGGTCGTCGCCCTGCTGAGTACCGCAACGGTGTCCGTCGGCGCCGTGCTGATCATCAGGCCGTCGCTGCGGTGGCTCGATGCCGGACGACGCCCGACGCCGGCCGAGACCGCGACGATGGCCAAGACGACGCGTCGTCAGGCCGGCATCACCGTCGCGCCGTGGATCCTGATGGCCGCAGTCCTTGTCCCGCTCAATCTGCCCGCCGACAACACGGAATTCGTCGTCCTGACCACCGCGCTGCTGTTCGGCGCGATCGCCACGCTGTGCACCGGCTTCCTGTTCACCCTGCGTACGTTGCGGCCCCTGCTGGCTGCGGTGCCCGCCGACGCCGAACGCCCGAGCGCCCCCGGGGTGCGGGCGCGGCTGCTCATCATGTGGTTGGTCTGCACGGCACTACCCGGCACGGTGATCGCCCTGTTGCTCGTGCTACGCCTGCGGGGCTGGCTGCTCGATACCTCCGCTCCGATCGAGCTCGCGTTGCTGATCCTGGCGCTGGTGGCCGTGGTGCTCGGGCTGCGCGCGATGATCTTGGTGTCGATGTCGATCGCCGACCCGGTCAACGAGGTGGTCGACGCGATGGCCGACGTCGAGAAGGGCACGATCGACCGCACGATCGACGTCTACGAATGGTCCGAGATCGGGCGACTGCAAAGCGGGTTCAACCGCATGGTCGCCGGTCTGCAGGAGCGCGACCGGCTCCGGGATCTGTTCGGCCGACATGTCGGAGAGGAAGTCGCGCGCCGAGCCGTCGAGCAGGGCATGCAGGACAGCGGCTCATCCGCGGGTGACGAACGCGACGTGGCGATCCTGTTCATCGACCTGGTGGGATCGACGCAACTGGCGACGGACCGCGATCCTCACGAGGTGGCCGACATCCTCAACGACTTCTTCCGGATCGTCGTCGCGCAGGTCGACGAACGGCACGGCCTCGTCAACAAGTTCCAAGGCGACGCCGCACTCGCGGTGTTCGGGGCACCCCTGCGGATTCCCGACCCGGCATCGGCGGCGATGGCCACGGCGCGCGCGCTCACCACGGAACTGCGAAGACTGCCGGTCGACTTCGGCATCGGGGTGTCCGCAGGACCGGTGTTCGCCGGCAACATCGGTGCCGAGAACCGGTACGAGTACACGGTGGTCGGTGACGCTGTGAACGAAGCGGCCCGACTTGCCGACCACGCCAAGGAGTTCGACGGTCGGGCCCTGTGCTCCGGTGTGGCGCACGCGCAGGCAGGCACAGACGAACAAACGCACTGGACGGCGTGCGGCGAGGCGACGCTACGCGGACGAAGCGGCGCGACCGCCCTCTACGTACCGGTCGCGCCCGGCCGTTAG
- a CDS encoding methylmalonyl-CoA mutase family protein, giving the protein MSERAAPRVETPSGIPLDPVYGPGARAADPPPPGEYPFTRGNFASGYRGKTWTFRQYSGFGTAEESNRRYRYLLDQGGTGLSVALDLPTQCGYDSDDDEYGEEVGRVGVAVDTLADAEILFDGIPLDKISTSFTINGTAAILLAFYVAAAEKKGVPREKLTGTIQNDILKEYASRGTWIWPPEPSLRLIADTIEFCAAEVPRFNAISVAGAHFRDAGANAVQEMAFTLADGVTYCDTVIERGRMSIDKFAPQVSFFFYTHGDFFEEIAKYRAGRRRWATIVRERYGADSDKASMFRFGCVAGGASLYAPQAQNNLVRVAYEAMAAVLGGVQSMFTAAWDEPFALPSEESATLALRTQQILAYETGVTKVADPLGGSYFVEALTDATEAKIIEIMHDLEAHGGMVQCIEDGYLQGLIADEAYKIHKEVESGERPVVGVNKFVVDEPAPDLATYELDAEGRDLQLKRLAKVKAERDPVAVKEALAALARAADGDDNLMHKLIDCANAYCTVGEMVSTLKTVWGEFQQPVVF; this is encoded by the coding sequence ATGAGCGAGCGAGCCGCCCCTCGGGTAGAGACCCCGTCGGGCATCCCACTGGACCCCGTGTACGGACCCGGTGCGCGTGCGGCCGATCCGCCGCCGCCCGGGGAGTATCCGTTCACCCGCGGCAACTTCGCGTCCGGTTATCGCGGCAAGACCTGGACCTTTCGTCAGTACTCGGGATTCGGTACCGCGGAGGAGTCCAACCGCCGCTACCGGTACCTGCTGGATCAGGGTGGAACCGGCCTGTCCGTCGCCTTGGACCTGCCCACCCAGTGCGGCTACGACTCCGATGACGACGAGTACGGCGAGGAGGTCGGCCGGGTGGGTGTCGCCGTCGACACCCTCGCCGACGCGGAGATCCTGTTCGACGGGATCCCGCTCGACAAGATCAGCACGAGCTTCACGATCAACGGGACGGCCGCGATCTTGCTGGCGTTCTACGTGGCTGCCGCCGAGAAGAAGGGTGTGCCGCGGGAGAAGCTGACCGGCACGATCCAGAACGACATCCTCAAGGAGTACGCGTCGCGGGGGACGTGGATCTGGCCGCCGGAGCCGTCGCTGCGGCTGATCGCGGACACGATCGAGTTCTGCGCGGCCGAGGTACCGAGGTTCAACGCGATCTCGGTGGCCGGTGCGCATTTCCGCGACGCAGGCGCGAACGCAGTCCAGGAGATGGCGTTCACCCTCGCCGACGGTGTCACCTACTGCGACACCGTCATCGAGCGTGGGCGGATGAGCATCGACAAGTTCGCTCCGCAGGTGTCGTTCTTCTTCTATACGCACGGAGACTTCTTCGAAGAGATCGCGAAGTATCGCGCCGGTCGCAGGCGCTGGGCGACGATAGTGCGGGAGCGCTACGGTGCCGACAGTGACAAGGCGTCGATGTTCCGCTTCGGCTGCGTCGCCGGCGGTGCTTCGCTGTATGCCCCGCAGGCGCAGAACAACCTGGTGCGCGTCGCCTACGAGGCGATGGCCGCGGTGCTCGGTGGCGTGCAGTCGATGTTCACCGCCGCCTGGGATGAGCCGTTCGCGCTGCCCAGTGAGGAGTCGGCCACCTTGGCGCTGCGCACCCAGCAGATCCTGGCCTATGAGACCGGCGTGACCAAAGTGGCCGACCCGCTCGGAGGGTCGTACTTTGTCGAGGCGCTCACCGATGCCACCGAGGCGAAGATCATCGAGATCATGCACGACCTCGAAGCCCACGGCGGCATGGTGCAGTGCATCGAGGACGGCTACCTGCAGGGCCTCATCGCCGACGAGGCGTACAAGATCCACAAGGAGGTGGAATCGGGGGAGCGGCCGGTCGTCGGGGTGAACAAGTTCGTCGTCGACGAACCGGCGCCCGACCTCGCCACCTACGAACTCGATGCCGAGGGTCGCGACCTCCAGCTCAAGCGTCTGGCGAAGGTGAAGGCCGAGCGCGATCCCGTCGCTGTCAAGGAGGCGCTCGCCGCGTTGGCCCGCGCGGCGGACGGAGATGACAACCTCATGCACAAGCTGATCGACTGCGCGAACGCGTATTGCACGGTGGGAGAGATGGTGTCGACGCTGAAGACGGTGTGGGGCGAGTTCCAGCAACCGGTGGTGTTCTAG
- a CDS encoding SDR family oxidoreductase — protein MVVSGGSRGIGLAIALAAARRGANVVLLAKTSEPHPKLPGTVHTAVAEVEAAGGKGVAVVGDVRKEEDVARAVSTAVEHFGGVDVVINNASAIATDSTELLSAKKFDLMMDINVRGTFLLTRAALPHLRTSPAAHVVTLAPPLNLSPRWLGAHPSYTVSKYGMTLLSLGWAAEYEEDNIGFSCLWPETYIATSAVTNLADGGDLVKASRSPEIMGDAAVAILSQPPAAVNGKTFIDSAVLTEAGVTDLTRYGGGDRPILDIFVDEPQA, from the coding sequence ATGGTGGTGTCCGGCGGTAGCCGAGGCATCGGCTTGGCCATCGCGCTCGCCGCCGCCCGCCGCGGCGCCAACGTCGTGCTCCTGGCCAAGACCTCCGAGCCGCACCCGAAACTGCCCGGCACCGTGCACACCGCGGTCGCCGAGGTCGAGGCCGCCGGCGGTAAGGGGGTGGCCGTGGTCGGCGACGTCCGCAAGGAAGAGGATGTGGCACGTGCGGTGAGCACCGCTGTCGAGCACTTCGGCGGCGTCGACGTCGTCATCAACAACGCCAGTGCGATCGCCACCGACTCCACCGAGCTGCTGTCGGCCAAGAAGTTCGATCTGATGATGGACATCAACGTCCGCGGAACGTTCCTGTTGACCAGGGCCGCGCTCCCGCATCTGCGCACGTCTCCCGCCGCACACGTGGTGACACTCGCGCCGCCGCTGAACCTGAGTCCACGATGGCTGGGCGCCCACCCGTCCTACACAGTGTCCAAATACGGGATGACACTGCTGTCGCTCGGCTGGGCCGCGGAGTATGAAGAAGACAACATCGGCTTCAGCTGCCTGTGGCCCGAGACGTACATCGCCACGTCGGCGGTGACCAATCTCGCCGACGGAGGAGACCTCGTGAAAGCGTCGCGCAGCCCCGAGATCATGGGCGACGCGGCCGTGGCGATCCTGTCGCAGCCGCCGGCCGCCGTGAACGGGAAGACGTTCATCGACTCAGCGGTCCTGACCGAGGCGGGCGTCACCGACCTGACCCGCTACGGGGGCGGCGACCGTCCGATCCTCGACATCTTCGTCGACGAGCCGCAAGCATGA
- a CDS encoding nuclear transport factor 2 family protein — protein MNDREDRQDIGDLLVRYATGIDSRDWSLFRSVFTDDCELDYGEIGRWSGVDAVVEFMVAAHDKAGHTLHRITNHTAAIDGDTATARAYVDALIMSQDNTSGVSAAGFYDDELVRTGTGWRIKRRRFTTVLVRMVSAG, from the coding sequence ATGAACGACCGAGAAGACCGGCAGGACATCGGCGACCTCCTGGTGCGCTACGCGACCGGTATCGACAGCCGCGACTGGTCGTTGTTCCGCAGCGTGTTCACCGACGACTGCGAGCTCGACTACGGCGAGATCGGCAGATGGAGTGGCGTGGACGCGGTCGTCGAGTTCATGGTGGCCGCCCACGACAAGGCCGGTCATACGCTGCACCGGATCACCAATCACACCGCAGCGATCGACGGTGACACCGCCACGGCGCGTGCCTATGTGGACGCGCTGATCATGTCGCAGGACAACACCTCCGGCGTCAGCGCCGCCGGTTTCTACGACGACGAGCTGGTTCGCACCGGCACCGGCTGGCGAATCAAGCGGCGACGGTTCACCACGGTGCTGGTCAGGATGGTGAGTGCGGGATGA
- a CDS encoding CaiB/BaiF CoA transferase family protein, translated as MLAGPYATMMLADLGAEVIKIEPPGGEISRQVSDSYFASLNRNKQSMVIDLRSAEGRQRLGELVATSHALLVNMKPSAIKRLGLTYDSLKEFNEGIVCVAMTGFGLEGGDDPAFDYVIQAATGVAAMTGDPQGPPTLPGYSSADNSTGLTAALGLLAKIVSGTGGQVDVSLQDVMLSQLNYRAAAFLNDGIEPQRHPYGAHSYYVPAQLFSTADGFLALFITHDAFWAAFASEAGIEGFATMAERAARRDEVLALVSAALAGDTAVNWQQRLRPLGIPVSAVRTLPEALEALPQTLVTAGEFRLVRSPIRIGGYEPEYRAAPQLDEHADAPAHSS; from the coding sequence ATGCTCGCCGGCCCCTACGCGACGATGATGCTGGCCGACCTCGGTGCCGAGGTCATCAAGATCGAGCCGCCCGGCGGCGAGATTTCCCGCCAGGTCAGCGACAGCTACTTCGCCAGCCTCAACCGCAACAAGCAGAGCATGGTCATCGACCTCAGGTCGGCGGAGGGTCGGCAGCGTCTCGGCGAGCTCGTTGCGACTTCGCATGCGCTGCTGGTCAACATGAAGCCGTCCGCGATCAAGCGGCTGGGCTTGACGTATGACTCGCTGAAGGAGTTCAACGAGGGCATCGTCTGTGTGGCGATGACCGGCTTCGGACTCGAGGGCGGCGACGATCCCGCGTTCGACTACGTGATCCAGGCGGCCACCGGTGTGGCCGCGATGACGGGCGATCCGCAGGGACCCCCGACGTTGCCGGGCTATTCGTCGGCCGACAACTCCACGGGTCTGACCGCGGCGCTCGGATTACTTGCCAAGATCGTGTCCGGGACCGGCGGCCAGGTCGACGTGTCGCTGCAGGACGTGATGCTCTCGCAGTTGAACTACCGCGCCGCGGCGTTCCTCAACGACGGCATCGAACCACAGCGACATCCGTACGGTGCGCATTCGTATTATGTTCCGGCGCAGCTGTTCTCGACAGCCGATGGTTTCCTGGCATTGTTCATCACCCATGACGCGTTCTGGGCGGCGTTCGCCTCCGAGGCGGGTATCGAGGGGTTCGCGACGATGGCGGAGCGCGCGGCACGCCGCGATGAGGTGCTGGCGCTGGTCAGCGCCGCGCTTGCCGGGGATACCGCGGTGAACTGGCAGCAGAGGTTGCGCCCCCTTGGCATTCCCGTCTCGGCCGTGCGCACACTGCCCGAGGCACTCGAGGCGTTACCCCAAACGCTGGTCACGGCAGGGGAGTTCCGGCTGGTCCGCAGCCCGATCCGGATCGGCGGCTACGAGCCGGAATACCGTGCCGCGCCGCAGCTCGACGAGCATGCGGACGCGCCGGCTCACTCGTCGTAG
- a CDS encoding cobalamin B12-binding domain-containing protein, whose product MSARVLVAKPGLDGHDRGAKIVARTLRDAGFEVIYTGIRQRIEDIVSIALQEDVALVGLSILSGAHIGLTTRVVDALRDADAGDIAVVVGGTIPQGDVQKLLDAGAAAVFPTGTSLDDLVRDVRALTEKADAE is encoded by the coding sequence GTGAGCGCTCGGGTACTCGTCGCCAAACCCGGTCTGGACGGCCACGACCGGGGAGCCAAGATCGTCGCGCGCACGCTGCGCGACGCCGGGTTCGAGGTGATCTACACCGGGATCCGCCAACGCATCGAGGACATCGTCTCGATTGCGCTCCAGGAAGATGTTGCGCTGGTGGGTCTTTCGATCCTGTCCGGCGCCCACATCGGGTTGACCACCAGGGTGGTGGACGCGTTGCGCGACGCCGACGCCGGTGATATCGCCGTCGTCGTGGGCGGCACCATCCCGCAGGGAGACGTCCAGAAGCTGCTCGACGCCGGTGCGGCTGCGGTGTTCCCGACCGGTACCTCGCTGGACGACCTGGTGCGGGATGTGCGGGCGCTGACGGAGAAGGCGGACGCCGAATGA
- a CDS encoding LLM class F420-dependent oxidoreductase, which translates to MRLGVMIGAERGDMARKVTKLVADIEWAESAGLDTAWMPQVPNDFDCLTMVALMAAHTSRIELGTAVVPLQAQHPIALARQALSVHAMAAGRLALGVGPSHHWIVRDMLGIPYEKPAAYTRDYLDVLNAALAGPGDVDVENDTFTVHNPTVLGAEKPVPVLVAALGPVMLQIAGERADGTVLWMADEKAIGEHIAPKITKAAADAGRPAPRIVAGIPVCLCANSEIDAAKERANRILAEAETSPNYQRLLDRGDARNVGDLCAAGDEDSILARFKQFADAGVTDLSVRLLPIGDTRDELVASKYRTREVIAEIARALT; encoded by the coding sequence GTGAGACTCGGCGTGATGATCGGGGCCGAGCGCGGCGACATGGCGCGTAAGGTCACCAAGCTCGTCGCCGACATCGAGTGGGCCGAATCGGCAGGCCTGGACACCGCCTGGATGCCGCAGGTGCCCAACGACTTCGACTGCCTGACGATGGTGGCGCTGATGGCCGCCCACACGTCGCGGATCGAACTCGGCACGGCCGTCGTCCCGCTGCAGGCGCAGCATCCCATTGCCCTTGCCCGGCAGGCACTGTCGGTGCATGCCATGGCGGCAGGCCGATTGGCGCTGGGCGTCGGACCGTCCCATCACTGGATCGTGCGCGACATGCTGGGCATCCCGTACGAGAAGCCGGCGGCCTACACGCGCGACTACCTCGACGTGCTCAATGCCGCGCTGGCCGGACCGGGCGACGTCGACGTGGAGAACGACACGTTCACCGTGCACAATCCGACGGTCCTCGGTGCCGAGAAGCCCGTGCCCGTTCTCGTCGCCGCCCTCGGGCCGGTGATGCTGCAGATCGCCGGCGAGCGCGCCGACGGCACGGTGTTGTGGATGGCCGACGAGAAGGCGATCGGCGAGCACATCGCCCCCAAGATCACCAAGGCCGCCGCCGACGCGGGCCGCCCTGCGCCGCGCATCGTGGCGGGCATCCCGGTGTGCCTGTGCGCCAACTCCGAGATCGACGCGGCCAAGGAGCGCGCGAACCGGATCCTCGCCGAGGCGGAGACGTCCCCAAACTACCAGCGCTTACTGGACCGCGGCGATGCGCGCAACGTCGGTGACCTGTGTGCGGCCGGGGATGAGGACTCAATCCTGGCGCGTTTCAAGCAGTTCGCCGATGCCGGCGTCACCGACCTGTCGGTGCGGCTACTGCCCATCGGAGACACCCGCGATGAGCTCGTGGCGTCGAAGTACCGGACCCGCGAGGTGATAGCCGAGATCGCGAGGGCCCTCACGTGA
- a CDS encoding Zn-ribbon domain-containing OB-fold protein, whose protein sequence is MPVKTPTTAPFWDALAEHRVVIQYSPSIQSYVFYPRVRAPRTLADDLEWREISGMGTLYSFTVARRPVGPHFVDAVPQLLAIVEWDEGPRFSTELVNVEPEDVAIGMRVSPVFCDYPEHDVTMLRYEPADR, encoded by the coding sequence ATGCCGGTCAAAACCCCTACCACGGCGCCGTTCTGGGATGCCCTTGCCGAGCACCGGGTGGTCATCCAGTACTCGCCGTCGATTCAGTCGTACGTGTTCTATCCGCGGGTGCGCGCACCGCGAACTCTTGCCGACGACCTGGAATGGCGCGAGATCTCGGGGATGGGCACGCTCTACTCGTTCACCGTCGCCCGGCGGCCCGTGGGCCCGCACTTCGTCGACGCCGTGCCGCAGCTGCTGGCGATCGTGGAATGGGACGAGGGTCCGCGGTTCTCCACCGAACTCGTCAACGTCGAGCCCGAGGATGTCGCGATCGGCATGCGTGTCAGCCCCGTATTCTGCGACTACCCGGAGCACGACGTGACGATGCTGCGGTACGAGCCCGCAGACCGCTGA